One Candidatus Acididesulfobacter guangdongensis genomic window carries:
- a CDS encoding sigma-54-dependent Fis family transcriptional regulator: protein MKSILIIDDEESIRKSLEGIFIDEGYGVISEEFGEEGLKTFSEKLPNAVLLDIWLPDSDGTAILNSMVKINKNIPVIMISGHSDIDTAIKTIKIGAYDFIEKPLSLERVLITVENALKFNELNEKKIVLAESIPGHEDELIGNSDKIKELKNKILKAAVSDAPILITGENGTGKELVAKSLHFNSSRLEEPFIAINCAAVPEDLIESELFGYEKGAFTGALSRKKGKFEIADGGTLFLDEIGDMSLRMQSKILRVLQDNKFQRVGGESTVEVNTRIIAATNKNLEDEIKKGNFRSDLFFRLNVIPFFVTPLRERKEDIPMLVNYFIDKFNRSNKQKLYITIEDDAVELFKNYSWKGNVRELKNIIERFAIMYCGSQITKYDVAKELKIDIEYFGDKLNNAADPEISDSDNCIYNIHDNNAISKYIGINSLRKAKETFERDYIISKLKENNFNISNTAKKIGMSRRNLHNRIILLNIDNNIHNICSEIKE, encoded by the coding sequence ATGAAATCTATACTTATAATAGACGATGAAGAAAGTATAAGAAAATCACTTGAGGGGATTTTTATCGATGAAGGCTATGGCGTAATTTCAGAAGAATTCGGAGAAGAGGGGCTTAAAACTTTTTCAGAAAAATTGCCTAATGCGGTATTGCTTGATATCTGGCTTCCTGATAGCGACGGCACTGCTATTTTAAATTCTATGGTTAAAATTAACAAAAATATTCCCGTAATTATGATATCCGGACATTCAGATATAGATACGGCAATTAAAACAATAAAAATAGGCGCCTATGATTTTATAGAAAAACCGCTTTCTTTAGAAAGGGTTCTTATAACTGTTGAAAATGCGCTAAAATTTAATGAATTAAACGAAAAAAAAATTGTTCTGGCGGAAAGCATACCGGGGCATGAAGATGAATTAATAGGCAATTCCGATAAGATTAAGGAATTAAAAAATAAAATATTAAAAGCGGCAGTTTCAGATGCCCCTATTTTAATCACCGGAGAGAACGGGACAGGAAAAGAATTAGTTGCAAAATCTCTGCATTTTAACAGTTCAAGATTAGAAGAACCGTTTATTGCTATTAATTGTGCCGCCGTCCCTGAAGATTTAATAGAAAGTGAGCTGTTTGGTTATGAAAAAGGGGCATTTACAGGCGCATTGTCGCGCAAAAAAGGCAAATTTGAGATTGCAGACGGCGGGACGCTTTTTCTTGATGAAATAGGCGATATGAGTTTAAGAATGCAGTCAAAAATTTTAAGGGTTCTGCAGGATAATAAGTTTCAGCGTGTGGGAGGGGAATCCACAGTAGAAGTTAATACGAGAATTATTGCTGCAACAAATAAAAACCTTGAAGATGAGATAAAAAAAGGTAATTTTAGAAGTGATTTATTTTTCAGGCTTAATGTTATACCGTTTTTTGTTACGCCGCTCAGGGAAAGAAAAGAAGATATACCCATGCTTGTCAATTATTTTATTGATAAATTTAACCGCAGCAATAAACAAAAATTATATATAACTATTGAAGACGATGCGGTGGAACTTTTTAAAAATTATTCATGGAAAGGTAATGTAAGGGAATTAAAAAATATTATAGAAAGATTTGCGATAATGTATTGCGGCAGCCAGATAACAAAATATGATGTTGCAAAGGAATTAAAAATAGATATAGAATATTTCGGAGATAAATTAAACAATGCTGCCGACCCTGAGATTTCAGATTCGGATAATTGTATATACAATATTCATGATAACAATGCAATAAGTAAATATATCGGTATAAACTCTTTAAGAAAAGCAAAAGAAACATTTGAAAGAGATTATATAATTTCAAAATTAAAGGAAAATAATTTTAATATTTCAAATACCGCTAAAAAAATAGGAATGTCCCGCAGAAATCTC